Within Anolis sagrei isolate rAnoSag1 chromosome 3, rAnoSag1.mat, whole genome shotgun sequence, the genomic segment ggtgccactgctgtaaaggctctgcacctggttgctgttagacgcaaggacttgatactgggaatttccaatagatcttggtcctcagaacggagggatctctagGGTTGGtaaggggtgaggcggtccctcaggtacatcggccccagaccatgcaaggccttaaagataagtaccatcactttgaaagtgatccggtgctcaattggtaaccaatgcagctgcagtaagattggtgttatgtggcatctcatcggaattcccgcaagaagccgagcagctgtgttttgtaccagcttgagcttccggatcaccgacagaggaaggccaatgtagagggcgttacagtagtccagttttgaaatgaccgtagcctggatcaccgtagctaggttgtccctggacaggtagggggccagccgtctagcctgccgcagatgaaaaaaggcggttctgctaacggcagagacctgggcctccatcgtcagcagagggtccaaaaggactcccagactctttaccaatgatgacgggtgtagcgcctcgccatccagggtaggcagctggatatccccactgcccggttgacccagccataggatctccatctttgctggattcaccctcaacctgctggcacacagccatccagtaacggccttgaggcactgatggaaataattggatacagagtccggtcggccttccatcttcagcacaagctgagtgtcatcagcgtattGGTAACGCTGTACAAGCCCaaaaacctcaaaccagctgagcaagtggtcgcatatagatgttaaacaacagaggggagagaatggccccctgaggaaccccacaaaatagaggggacctctcagagaccaggcctcccctctccactcgctgtccatggttatgaagaaaggaggacagccaatttaaagctgtccccctgactccaacagcagcaaggcagtgggtcaaaagattgtgattgaatgtgtcaaatgctgctgtaagatccaataacacaagcagcgcaacccgccctggtcaagttggcatcgaaggtgatccgtgatggagaccagcacagtctctgtcccgtgccctgcaaggaagcaggactggaagggatctaatccggctgtgtcgtctaggaattgctgcaactgctccgctgctgccctctcaatcaccttgcccaggaacgagagattcgaaactgggcggtaactggagggaactgaactatctaaatctggtttcttcagcaggggagagaccaccgcctcttttaaactccttgctcaagggagctgtttataatcttcaacagagggtcacgtaatccctccaagcaggatttcaccaaccaagagggacacggattgagggagcaagtggtcagtCTAGCTACAGCTATGAGCCTATTGACAGCCTctgcgtccagcgggatgaaccggttgAGGACGGGCCCAGCAAGTgaccacggagtctcaagttctctcactgtatcaattgtgcccgggaggtcccggcgaagtagcgagatcttgtctgcaaaatagctctgaaaaacctcagcTGAAGGGGCCtaatcaccactttttgggatgataggaaccgtcgttagagatcaaattattttgaacaattttgccgggtgtgagctagcagacgctatcaaagagGTATAATATACTTGCTTTGCctcggtgatagcatgctcataggactccctaaatgcctcataagctgatctcgatgctccgtcatggagttctcgccacacgccctctagccgtctcttttcccgcttcatcagtcgaatGGGATATAGTATATAAAGTGCTACCTTTGTTTTTATACATGTCGTTAATGACATTGTTTGGATCTTGTACAGTGAAGATGTGGGACATGTGTCTCGCTCAGGctggcatgtagctggggggggggggttgagagggttcagcccccccccccccccgaaattctcagggtggtccatgagaaggccttactgctacattatttaaactgttatgtgtattcatatcatgatctgatcaccatgctcaatatatcccatatgcatgggggtattgggataacaatacaaaaggtttctagagtagatcctctctcactcatttcacttcacttcactttatttcctaattagtcgctctccaccaaggttcTCCGAGctacttacaatttaaaatagcattttacaatataaaaacattcaacataaaaacattcaacagtgactatttggcaaattagatctgattacttaaatgcacaaccaaatagACTCAGACTCATCCcctcccccgaaccaaactcaaccccccccccccccaatcaaaatcctggctaggggCCTGGCAACACCCATCAGCTCTTGCCATCATAGTCAGGCTTGATGGGAAGTAGAGTATTACTATTGCTAGTGGTAACAATGAGCATACTGCTCAATGCTCCATAGTAAATAATGGCTGGTTTTCATTTAATTCGATCTCCTATTGAAATTCTAAACCCCCTAGCTTGAACTGAACATATATAGTCCCTACTCTGCAATAATAGATACACTTAAATATTTTCAGTAGCACAATATAGTAGAGCAAACAGAGAAGACTATACAACAGGCAATTATGTGAAGAAAAAATGATCAAAACATCCGAGAAACAAACATTTGGCACATTTTTAATAAAATCTGTCATTTTTTCCTGCATTTggtgttcttttttattttggaacTAGCCGTcgcctgccacgcattgctgtggcccagtctgtgtatatgtgtttgtgtgtatatatgtgtgtatatgtgtgtgtatgtttgtgtacttacttacttaggcaatccctcgttgcccaagtaagattgtcctccaagttcggtgtttgtgtatatgtgtatatatgtgtgtttgtgtatatatgtggttttgtgcatacattgtaatgattttgggggggtttttaagtctcttctgctgtgtttttcagtatttttatgagtgatggtcacttgttggcctgataggtgtattgtgtccaaatttggtctcaattagtccagtggtttttgagttatgttaatcctacaaacgaacattacatttttatttatatagattttatcaCACAAAATCTGGCcgtggtggtccacgccttagtcagctccagattggattactgtaatgcactatacgtggggctgcccttgaagacggctcggaaattttaattggtccaacgggcggcagccaagttactaactggagcgacttacagggagcaatcaatccccctgtttaaggagctccactggttgcagttcattttccggtcccaattcaaggtgcaggttcttacctacaaagccctgaacagttttggacccgcctacctgcgtgaccgcatttcggtgtacgaacccacacgatctcttcgatcatctggagaggccctgctctcgctcccgcccccttcgcaggcatgattggtggggacgagggaaagggccttctctgtggtgaccccctgaccctggaactcactccccaaggatatcaggcaagaccccacattggcagtctttaggaggagcctgaaaatatggctgttccagtgtgccttccctgaataaaggaaacaatgccctgctctgaccaattccctgcaaaactacccgttgggttgctctccctacatttcctttaaaccctcctgcttagatacatcctacctctgttcacgcccagaAGGTCCTAGGGGCATAACATTGAATCTGaatgttctgtcgcgtgctgggcctgtaaagaatttcctttagaacaggacatgcaacctttgcccagcgagaagccaggggaaaagttctcagaggttttccaccacaaatgatctttagatggcttgtgaagtatttttttaaatttcatttattacatctggcctggccataaggttttaaattctctgtgttattgtttatatgtaagttatattaattgtactgttttatttgcttgccgttttgtttttactgatgtgttgttaggcttggcctcatgtaagccatccccagttcctttggggagatggtcgcagggtataaatacagtttttttattattattatcatcatcatcatcatccgcaATTTTTcagcatttgcacaattagaGATATCTGGCAACTTATCATTTAAGAGTATTTGGGtgactaaggctccttctacactgccatataatacagattatcaaagcagatagtccacattatctgctttgaattgaattatatgactctacactgccatataatccagttcaaagcagaagattttatatggcagtgtagaagcgctGACAGACGTGAAGAGCCAAagaccatcatcggaggtcaccaCGACTATCCCAACGCGAtctgctctatataccgggtcctagggaagtgcacttggaaagcaccagacgcagggccttctctgtttctgcccctgccttatggaattccttgcctccctatttgagagccatgcgtgacttagggcattttatcctagcacttaagacctggctttttactagagcatttgacccatgttaattttaatatttgtatgtatgtgttttatcctgtataattaatgcaatgtaaatcgcctggagcatctcggatggagggcaattaataagtaattaaagtaattaaagatgatgatgatgatggtgatggtgatgatgatggaaggAATATAGTAAGAGAAAAAGTCTACAGGCTGTAAGTTATTTTATGGCCTCAATGAATAAATCATGTATATGATAAATGTGAACTGCAATGAAAAGTTGCTAAAAGGCACGATCCATATATTAGGTATGCTAGTAAAGAATAAATATAGAGCTAAAGTTCACAGCTCACAACAAAAGCAATCTTTGATATGGCAATCTTTCACAAGGCAACGATTACAAAACCATATAAtggaaaaataatatttgttggcataaacatatacaaaaatactgaAATAGTGAACACGAGGTTCAACACTTATTTGGTCATCTACACATTATTGCGTCCTCTGCTTCATATTTCATAGTTCCTGAATTTGCGCAGGAGTTCAGATGGAGTATCGCCCGACCAGCGGAAACGTAAATGCCAACAGTTTAGATCGGAAAATCCTATACGGAAACAAAGAGAGGAGatgaagaagagagggaaagaatcaATCTTACAGAACtgtaaacatgaaataaaatttcTTTTGATACAGAAACAACTGGCTCCACAGCCATTAGAAGGATGGCTCTCAGTTTTTAACcagaaaacttttttaaaggggAAGCTCTGGGGTTGCTCCAGATACAGTGCAAGAGACCCAGCAAGGCATATACAGCCCGTGAGCTCCATAATTGCTCCAACTCTGCTATAGGAGAAactatgtacaggcagtccccaagctacaaacaagatcattatttttacatttgttcctaagttgaatttgtttgtaagtcagaacaggtacatcttGAAGTGTATCTCCAGCCTATCTaggatgtcatccttgaagtgactggactgaccttgaaggagctgggggtggtgagggccaacagggagctctggcgtgggctggtccatgaggtcacgaagagtcggagacgactgaacgaatgaacaacaacaatctatctaatctatctatctatcttagctTTGAGTAGCAaatggaagggttaacacccctgtggcatttgttttgctgtctgtgcccttgtttaGACGGTTTCGCTCACTTCCTGtctctgtgataactggattttgaaaaatttggcttgttgtggaagcaaggattggtgataaaacttttttccccataactctttcaggaatgaatttcattTCTGAGGGGtcgatttcacctcacttcccgTTGTCTCACTCCTATTCTTGACTAtgggttgtttgtaagtcggatgttgtaactcagggactacttGTAtttgagagggaaggaagaactgGGACTATTAGGATGTGCACGTCACTCAATCTGGCCCTGGACTTGCCAAACATACACAAAGTTTTTCAATATACGActtcggcccagcttacttgtccaaacgtatctccctctacgttccgcctCATAGTCTGAgatctctcggtcccaccagcttcgcaaacgcagctggtggggatgagggacagggccttctcggtggtgacctcccacctgtggaattcgctccccagtgaaattagatcgccgtcctccctcctttctttcagaagaaaactgaaaacgttatataacggcacctgaacagtgaattggaccagatggttgttataatggaaatgcttttatgattggataactaatgttgttttcatgtattatattgtatgattttattttgcttttataattgtagtTATTGCGGCATCAAATCTTTGccattgttaactgctctgagtccccctgcagggtgagaagagtggggtagaaatgctgtaaataaataaatacagatccCTTGAAGATCCCAAGCTAATCGACATTCTCTCCAGTCTGCAAATTGTAAATATGACAATATCAAAGTCCCATAGGATCAGCAATTTCTCAGTAACAACAGCTTTTTACACAGCCCGCCAGCAAGACTGAGTAATGTGtgatttgtatggtttttatattttttttatatcatatgctgttgtttttaacagaatttcgttataattgttgaggcatcgaattgttgccaatttgtgaacagctccgagtcgcctctgggctgagaggggcagtgtataaatatagcaataaataaataaataaataaacatgtgccAATTAACATTGAATCCTATTGCCTTCATACAGTGGTCCTGAATTTCATCTGCCTCCCTGTTGAGACAAATAAAAgattgggccccttctacactgccatataaaatccagataatctgcttggaactggagtATATCACAATGTagactcgtggacaacaagttaaacgtgagccaacaatgtgatgtagcggcaaaaaaagccaatgggattttggcctgcatcaataggagaatagtgtctagatctagggaagtaatactacccctctattctgccttgcttagaccacacctggaatattgtatccaattctgggcaccacaattcaagagagattttgacaagttggaatgtgtccagaggagggcgactaaaatgatcaagggtctggagaactagccctatgaggagcggcttaaggagctgggcatgtttagcctgaagaagagaaggctgagaggagatatgatagccatgtataaatatgtgagaggaagtcacagggaggagggagcaagcttgttttccgcttccttgcagactatgacgcggaacaatggctccaaactacaagagaggagattccatctgaacatgaggaagaacttcctgactgtgagagccgttcagcagtggaactctctgccctagagtgtggtggaggctccttctttggaagcttttaaacagaggctggatggccatctgtcaggggtgatttgaatgcaatatccctgcttcttggcagggggttggactggatggcccatgaggtctcttccaactctttgattctatgattctatattattattattattattattattattattattattattatttcggatATTTGTaccaacccctggggggggggggactcagggtggctataatccagtagggctgggtggtttcgtttcgtaatttcgtaattcattaaaaattcgttatttttttttataacgaagcgataacgaaccattcaggagcaactaaaaaacgaaacgtaaTTGCTtcgaattgttttgtatttgttttgttatcgttttgaaatcatttcgttatgatttccgcatgtctggggcaagttttatagttgttgtttgtttaatcagtgaaaaaaattataaatatcacaccaacagtcaacaacagagggagagggaagcttcagaagttccccctgtcccatttggaggttttttagcgtattgcgcggtcacgtccgccattaacgaatcgattcgtaattgtttcataattgttttgtattgttttgtaatttacaaaatttcgtaaatatcaaactttttaaaagaaaaatttcggaattcttttaaaaatcgaaacgcaaaaacccccaaaaacgaatcgattttagaaacatatttttccgtggttgcccagccctataatccagttcaaatcagataaactgaattgtctgttttgataatctggattatatgatagtgtaaaaGGGTCCTGAGATGCACTGCTAGGGAAGACATGAACATTATGGCATTATTGATTTATGACAGAAATTATGTCATGCCCTGCATGGGCTAGAGATAAGATCTGTACACTCTCTAGCCTATAATTTCTTGTATTTGCAGTGTAGGCCAATCAGATAGGCTGTGCACAGAGATTATATTGCTCACATGGATCAGTACAATCAGAAAAAAACATATCTGAGACAAAAGTAAACTTCAGTGAAGATAAATCCTCAAATCTGAAGTAAAGAGACTGCATATTTTGCCAGCATGCATCCACCCAGTAAATTAGCAGCAAAAATTCTTATGTCACAGATCCCTTACCAGGAGAACCAGGGCTCTTTGGTGAGATATCATCAGAGGGAGCAAAACCTTCCAGCTCCTTTTTGTCATCTAACAATTCTCCATGGTTGTGTTCTTCCTTCTGGGAACAATCACCAGCCTTCTTATTGTTAAGAGGTAAATCAGGAGCTTCCAGCATTGGCTCTTTTTTGCCTTTGACAGCCCAGTGCATTGACTAGACAGAAAACAACAATGTGTCATTTTTGAACTCTATCATTTTGTGTTACAAAAACACACATtcaacaataaaagaaaaaaaatccttgggAGAGTTTCAGACTGAAATCAGGGTGCTACTTGAAAGGAATCACGTAGAGAGCTGCAGATATGAGAAGAAGTGGATCGTGAATATGCTGGACATTTAATCTGAGATCTTCTTTAGAAAAAGTATATGATCTAATTCATTCCTAAGTTAGCAACCTCAAGAGAAATTGTCTCTTTAGGGTTGTAGTAAACTGTCCTATGATGTCCATCAAAAGTGACACTAGGCTGCTGAAAAGTTCAGACTTTGTCCCCATCTTACATTCTCAAgttaattcctttttttaaaaaaaaaaattaatctgaTCAGAGCTGGCTGCTCCTTTAGCAACAGAACTTTAGAACCATGAAGGAGGCAGAAGCATTCTGTTAATAAGTGGCTACCAGGGCcaagtgaaaggactaaggcagtgacatctccagctcatcccctgtttgggtatcagccagcacgtcaacgacttaaatcaagaaatagttttcttagatctacaaagacactcgctggaacacctcaacaagcgagagtccaaaagtggcaggctcaaacccagaacctcaatcagtggctgatacccaatgagagactcccccctgggcacacagaagactgggcgacttggaaggtgctgaacagactgcgctctggcaccacgagatgcagagctaaccttcagaaatagggcatcaaaatggaatccatgacatgcgagtgtggagaagagcaaactacagaccatctgctgcgatgcaacctgagccctgctctatgcacaatggaggaccttcttttagtaacaccagaggcactccaagtggccagctactggtcaaaggacatttaatcaactaccaagcttgcaaactttgtggtttgtttctttgtttgtttatttaaaatgcaatacaactgtttggcttgctcctgatacgataaataaataaggaccaAATACACAAATGGGATTTCTTTCCACTGGTCCTAGCAAGCCATCTATGTCAAGATATCATCGTTGTGCTATATGAGCTGTGCATTCCACTTTCATTCTCCTCTCTCCTTGGAATTAACAGAACAGGAATTCCATTTTTTATATTTGGAGAACTTGTACTGATTTTACTTCCTCTGTGTGGTCTGCTGCTTCATcgtttttcttctcttccctgtcccctcaaactttttgaaatgAATGAGTGTTGGTTTCCTAATTTTAGAAGCTTCTGCCATTTCTAATTGACATCTTACCCAAGTGTTTAATGAGATACATCCATCTCCCCTCCCCCTGCCAATATTATAAGGAGagttcacagaatcacagagctggaaacaACCACAAGTGCCACCAAGCCCAACTCCCTATCCTGTAGGAATCTACAATTGATCACAAGAATGCAAGTAAGTGGGTTAAAGGTAGTGAGgcgaccagaggtggccctaggtaattttcaacggtaagcaaatagtattttgcgcccccccccccccaaaccaatcactgatatatattttctgttcgtcgtgggagttctgtgtgccatatttggttcaattccatcattggtggagttcagaatgctctttgattgtaggtgaactctacatcccagtgactacaactcgcatatgtcaaggtctattttcccccaagagcacccctgggcaaaatcaactatactgcaaatgcttactgtacgtaatgggttgagccgcccctggaggcgactacctctgaggatgcttgccatagatgcaggcgaaacgtcaggagaaaatgcctctagaccatggccatatagcccgaaaaaacctacaacgacccagttcCTGGACTATCTGGAACTATCTGTCCCCATTTCCCATCTCGCTTCTCCAGGCTTCCAAAAGCCCGGAAGAGCAAGATGGTACCCATCTTCTCCCCAAAACTCCTCCAAAAGACTTTAAAAGGATAAATAACTTACTGGGCTGCCATTAAGGTACTGCTGGAGTCCTCCCAGTGCATAGAAAGGAGACGGGGGAGGCAGGAGCAAAAGCGTCTCCTGTcccatcatttctacacaccaggaggactccagcagtACTTTAATGGCAGTCTGGTGAGTTATCTATTCTTGTAagagctttgggggggggggtggcatggGGCACCCCATCGGGAAAGCCCATTTTTGTGGGTTAGCATGGGGACTTAAACCTGCACCAAAGATGGTTTCTTAAACCCACTTCAACATGGATTTAAGCCCTGTCTGGTGGtgccctcagataatccagttcaaagcagataatgtggatcatctgctttgatattctggattatatggcagtgtagaagtgggaCAATGATGTAGATAGCATTAAGCTAGATAATCTGCAGTAAGGTTGTCCCAtcacatccatggattctgcagccACTGATTCCATTACCTATGgcttgaaaaaaatgaaatccaaaaaggaaaccttgattttgccattttatattaggagtttcattttactatgtcactgtaattggatttgagcatccacagattttggtattcagAGGAGGTCCAGGAACCAAACCATAGCAAATTCTAAAGGCCTAACATAATTCCCCTTTCATACAAACAGGCATAGCTAATTACATTCCCCAGGAAATATAGTTGCATAAAGCAAAACTAACTGTTTTGATGGAGTTGCTCAGAGCCTCCCACTGCTGGAATGGGATGGTGATTTTGCTTCTCCGCCAGTAATCGTAACGGGCTCGGCTGTCTTCGTTGGTCAAAATCTCTTTGGCTTGCTGCAGCTT encodes:
- the DNAJC12 gene encoding dnaJ homolog subfamily C member 12; this encodes MDAILNCRLEEMEDYYSLLGCDELSTVEQIAAEFKVRARECHPDKHPANPQAVENFQKLQQAKEILTNEDSRARYDYWRRSKITIPFQQWEALSNSIKTSMHWAVKGKKEPMLEAPDLPLNNKKAGDCSQKEEHNHGELLDDKKELEGFAPSDDISPKSPGSPGFSDLNCWHLRFRWSGDTPSELLRKFRNYEI